Genomic window (Desulfobacteraceae bacterium):
GCAGATAGCGGGTTTCGCCAAATGCCGCCGCAATCCGCAGATTTTCCCCCGCGGGGGATTGCGTTGCCAGCGGAAAGACCCCGACCTTGTACTCGGACAACTCCTTGCCGCCGAAAATCAGGCCGAAGCCGGCAATGATCAGGAAGGGGAACAGGAAATTCCAGCCGAATGCCGCCCGGTCCCGGAAGTATTCACGGTTTCGGGCCTTAAAAATGACCCACAGCCTTTGGAAGCTCATAGTCAGGCCCGCAGTTTGCGCCCGGTGAGGTTGAGAAAGACGTCTTCGAGGTTGGGTGAGCGGACCGTCAGACCGGTGATGTCCACCCCGCCGGCCATCAGCCGCCGCAAACAGCCATGGGTGTCGGTGGTCTGGATTTCAATATTGCCGTTGACCCGGTGAAAGTGGTCCGCCACTGCTTCCACCGGTCCGTTGAAACCGTCTTCGGGCAGGACGATGGTGATCCCCTCGCAGTGCTGCCGGATGAGGCCCAGCGGTGTCCCACGGGCGATGATGCGGCCGCGATCCATGATGGCGACCTGATCGCAGAGGGCCTGGGCCTCCTCCATGTAGTGGGTGGTGAGAATGATGGTTTTGCCCTGGGCCTTGATCTCGCCGATGATGTCCCACAGGTTTCGGCGCGCCTGGGGGTCCAACCCGGTCGACGGTTCATCCAGGAAAAGCAGTTCCGGGTCGTTGACCAGTGCCAGCGCCAGCAGCAGCCGCTGGCGCTGGCCGCCGGAGATCTTGTCGTTCATCTGGTCGCGGATCTCCCCCAGACCGCACTGGGCCACCAGCGCCGCCAGGTCCCGGCGCCGGCGGTAAAGGCCCTGCAGGGTTTGCAGGGTTTCAAAGACCGTCAGAAAGGCCAGCAGGCCGGTCTGCTGGAACTGGATGCCGATCTCCTCGCGGAAGGCCGCACCGCGGGGGGCGCCCTTGTAGCGGATCTCGCCGGCGCTGGGCACGATGATGCCTTCGATCATCTCGATGGTGGTGGTTTTGCCGGCGCCGTTGGGGCCCAGCAGCCCGAAGCAGGTACCGCCCTCGATGGCGAAGTCGACCCGGTCCACCGCCACCAGATCCCGGTAGCGCTTGACGAGTTCGCTGACCTCAAGGAGCATGATCACCCTTCCTTTTCAGGTCTCCCCGGCCCGGGGCGCCGGGCGTTCGCGCGGCTTGGGCCAAGGCGTAGACGCTGTCTAAAAGCGCGCTCTTGAAGGCCATGGGGGTCTCGGCCCGTTCGGCCGCCGCCGGCGCCGATTTCCCCGATATTGCCCTTGATCACCGCCAACTGCAGCCCGGCGCTGAGCTCTTTGACCGCCGCTGAGCGGGCCGCGGTGGCCCCGCAGCCCACGATGTCCAGCACCACCGGAATGCCCAGCGCATTGGCCTTTCGACCGGCGATCTGCATGCTCTCCAGAACCGCGCGGTCCAGGGTCCCGATATTGAGGACCAGCGCGCCGGCCAGCCGGACCATCTCGGCCACCTCCTCGGCCATGTGGGCCATGACCGGCAGCGCGCCCACCGATCGGGTTATCTGGGCGCAATCGGCGACGGTCACCCAGTTGGTGATGCGGTGTACCAGCGACGCCTGCCGCCGGATAGCGCAAAGGAGTGTTTGAACGGCCCCCCGGTCGATAACCGAGATGTCAGTCAAAGTGGTTGTATCCTCCCTGAAGCGGGACGCTCACCCCGCCAGCAATCACCAGCAGGCGGCCCGCGGCGGCGGGGACGATCTCACCGACGACGGTGAAGTTGAGCCCCGAGCGGCGCAGCCGTTCCAGGTTGCGGGGTGCGAGGGTGAAGAGCAATTCGTAATCTTCGCCGCCGCCGAGGGCAAATCCCAGCGGATCCCGGCCCAGGGCGGCTGCGGCAGCGGCCACACCCGGGTGAAGGGGAATTTGGTCGGCCGCGATCCGGGCGCCGACGCCGCTCCGATCGCAGATATGCCCCACCTCGGGGGCCAACCCGTCGCTGACGTCGATCATCGCGTTGACCAGCGGGGCCAGCAGGGGCGCGGCATCCAGGCGGCACTCGGGAACGAGGTGCTTGCGGCGCAGGTCGCGGCTGACCGGCAGATTGCGCTGCATCAGGGCCAGACCGGCGGCCGAGCCGCCCAGGGTGCCGGTCACCCCGATCAGGTCTCCCACCCGGGCGTGGCTGCGCAGGCACAAGCGGTCTACGGCCACCTTCCCCATGAGGGTGATGCCGACCGTGATGGCCTCGCCGCGTGTGGTGTCGCCGCCGACGACCGTCACCCGGTTCCGGCGGCAGGAACACCCCATGCCCCGGTAGAGGGCCTCGGCGGTTTCAACGGGGGTCTCCGGCGGCAGCGCCAGGCTGACCAGCATGGCGCCCGGCTCCCCGCCCATGGCGGCGATGTCGCTGACATTGGCTTCGACGGCCTTGAAGCCGACCGCCTCGGGCCCGCACCAGGTGAAGCTGAAATGCTGGTTTTCCACCAGCAGGTCCGCGGTGACCAGCTGGTAAAACGCCTCATCGGCGGTTTCCAGGACCGCGGCATCGTCACCGATACCGACGATCAGCCCGGGACACCGGCCGGGGACCAGCCGGCGAAGCCGGTCGATCAGGGCGAATTCACCGCCGATCTCCTTGATCTGCATGGCTCAGAAACCTTTCCAAACCCCGTGACGGCGAAAGCTTCCGGCGGGCGCCGGCCCCATCCACTTGGCGGATATTGTCCAGCGAAATCCCGCCGATGGCCACCACCGGAATTCTTACCGCCACCGTAATCGCCTGCAGGCCATGAAGGCCGATAAGCCGGGCGTCTTTTTTGGTGGAGGTCGCGAAAACGGCCCCGGCCCAGAGATAATCCGCCCCGGCGGCCTGGGCCGCCAGCGCCTGGCTCACCGTGTCCACCGATACCCCCACCAGCATGCCGGGCGGCACCCGCTGCAGAACATCGCGGTAATCGGCGTCCTCCTGACCGATGTGGACCCCGTCCGCCCCAACGGCCAGGGCGGCCGCCACCCGGTCGTTGACAATGAAGACCGCGCCGGGCTGTCGGCGCACCCGTTCGGCCATCTGCCCCGCAAGACGCAAAAAGGCCGCATCACCGAGGGTTTTCTCCCGCAGCTGAATAATCCTGGCGCCGGCAGCCAGCAGGGCGTCACACAGCGCCAGGGTGTCGGCGAAGCAGTAAAGTTCCTTGCCTTCGCCTGAGAAACG
Coding sequences:
- the thiE gene encoding thiamine phosphate synthase; the protein is MTVRKARFSGEGKELYCFADTLALCDALLAAGARIIQLREKTLGDAAFLRLAGQMAERVRRQPGAVFIVNDRVAAALAVGADGVHIGQEDADYRDVLQRVPPGMLVGVSVDTVSQALAAQAAGADYLWAGAVFATSTKKDARLIGLHGLQAITVAVRIPVVAIGGISLDNIRQVDGAGARRKLSPSRGLERFLSHADQGDRR
- a CDS encoding ABC transporter ATP-binding protein; this encodes MLLEVSELVKRYRDLVAVDRVDFAIEGGTCFGLLGPNGAGKTTTIEMIEGIIVPSAGEIRYKGAPRGAAFREEIGIQFQQTGLLAFLTVFETLQTLQGLYRRRRDLAALVAQCGLGEIRDQMNDKISGGQRQRLLLALALVNDPELLFLDEPSTGLDPQARRNLWDIIGEIKAQGKTIILTTHYMEEAQALCDQVAIMDRGRIIARGTPLGLIRQHCEGITIVLPEDGFNGPVEAVADHFHRVNGNIEIQTTDTHGCLRRLMAGGVDITGLTVRSPNLEDVFLNLTGRKLRA
- a CDS encoding hydroxyethylthiazole kinase, coding for MTDISVIDRGAVQTLLCAIRRQASLVHRITNWVTVADCAQITRSVGALPVMAHMAEEVAEMVRLAGALVLNIGTLDRAVLESMQIAGRKANALGIPVVLDIVGCGATAARSAAVKELSAGLQLAVIKGNIGEIGAGGGRTGRDPHGLQERAFRQRLRLGPSRANARRPGPGRPEKEG
- the thiL gene encoding thiamine-phosphate kinase, whose amino-acid sequence is MQIKEIGGEFALIDRLRRLVPGRCPGLIVGIGDDAAVLETADEAFYQLVTADLLVENQHFSFTWCGPEAVGFKAVEANVSDIAAMGGEPGAMLVSLALPPETPVETAEALYRGMGCSCRRNRVTVVGGDTTRGEAITVGITLMGKVAVDRLCLRSHARVGDLIGVTGTLGGSAAGLALMQRNLPVSRDLRRKHLVPECRLDAAPLLAPLVNAMIDVSDGLAPEVGHICDRSGVGARIAADQIPLHPGVAAAAAALGRDPLGFALGGGEDYELLFTLAPRNLERLRRSGLNFTVVGEIVPAAAGRLLVIAGGVSVPLQGGYNHFD